Part of the Pyrobaculum calidifontis JCM 11548 genome, GTCACGTACCTCCACAAGTCTAGGGGCCGCCCTCTGGTGGTGAGGCCGAAGAGAGTCCCCGGCGCGCCCGAGGTGGGGGTGTTTGCCACAGACAGCCCCGATAGGCCGAACCCAATTGGTGTGACGATCGTGCGCCTTGTCAGACGGGAGGGCAGACTGCTCTACGTAGAGGGGGTAGACCTCTTCGACGGCACGCCGGTGTTAGACATAAAGCCTTTTACTCCCGCCAGATGCCCCGCCGACGTTAAGGCGCCGTGGTGGGCAGACTAGCGGTAAGGTTATAAACCCGTGGATTTTGTATACACATGCCGTCTCACGGTTCACTTACCAAGGCTGGAAAAGTGAGGAATCAGACGCCGAAGATACCGGCTAAGCCGAGGAAGAACCTCACGCCGAGGAGGCGCAACATTAGGAACTACAAGAGGAGGGTGCTTTACGCTTCTCAGCAGGCCGCCGCGGCTGAGGCCTAGCCGCCGAGGTCGCCTCTGCCAAACCTGCTCAAGTAGAATTCCACAATTTTCCTCAGCGCCCGCCTAAGCTTCCTATCCGCCGCCGAGGGCGATATGCCGGCGACGGCGGCGAGCTCCTTGAGAGAGATCTTTCTCCCATCGTCGAAGTAGCCGAGGCGGTAGGCCAATTCCACGAGCTTGAGCTGGTCCTCCGTGAGCTGTGGGTCTCTGATGTACTTAGCCCTGCCGATGACCCTCGGCTGTAGCCCCCGGTAGTGCAACTCCCTTAAAATCCGGGAGATTTGGTAGGCGTTTGCGATGAGGATGAGCTCGGCTCTGCCTCCGCATATTCTGCCCCCAACCACCGCGGCGCCGTACTCAGCCACTACTTCGCAAGGCTCGCACTTCACCCTCGTCAAAGACTGATCTGCGAGAAGCACGTGGCCCATGTTTACCCCAACTACTTCGCCGCATACAGACCCGTCTCCATACTTGAAAGAGATTGTGAGCCGTAACGCCACACCGTTAAGTCCATATGCGTTAAAAATGTTGCACAGTGAATAGGTGCAAGATTTTACACGAATACTTATATTGAGCTGTAAATTGGGGATGCCATGGCCGCGGAACTGTTGAAATACCAAAGGGTATTAATAGACCAAGACACTTGCATCAGTTGCGGCGCCTGTGTCGCCGCATGCCCCTACCAAGCGCTTGAGCTGGACGAAAACGGTAAGGCTAGAATGATCTGGGAGATGTGTAAAGACGACTTCTCCTGCGTCGCTGTATGTCCCGTCAAATGTATATACAAGATAAGCGAGGCACCTGCCGAGTTTAAGGCTAAGAAGGGGTGGTACAGGCTGGGCAAGGCGCTGTCGCCAGAGGAGCAGAAGGCTTTTCAGGAGTGGAAGGCGAAATACGGCGTCACAGCAGACCCAGTATAACTTTTTTACCCAAGCCCCCCACTTTTTCCGTGGGTTTTTGCAAACTCTGTGGAAGAGTTGGTATCACAATTTCTAGCAGGCTGGGGGTCTGTGTAGACTGCCTTAGGAGGAGGCCGAGGGAGGCGTTGAAGATCGCCGAAGAGCTCCATAGGGCTAGCCGCCTGAGGTTTGGCCTCCCCCTCTCTCCTCCCCAGGGCGGCGTCCCCTGCGGCATATGTGGCAGGGGGTGCTCGGTGCCCGAGGGCGGCGTGGGATACTGCGGCCTTGTTAAAAACGTGGGTGGGCGCTTGACTAGGCCAGGCGGCGTGTACATGGGGGTTCTTGAGTACTACTACGACCCAATACCCACCAACTGCGTCGCCGACTGGGTGTGCCCAGCGTCAACGGGGAGGGGGTACCCCAAATACGCCAAGTCGCCCGCGGGCGAAGTTGGCTACTACAACTTGGCCGTCTTCTACGGCGCCTGTAGCCTCGACTGTCTGTACTGCCAGAACTGGCACTATAGGAAGTACCCGAGGCGCCCCGTGTTTGCCTCGGTGGAGGAGCTGGATAGGGCCATGGACCGCCGCGTGTCTTGCGTCTGCTTCTTCGGCGGCGACCCCGCGCCGCAGGTGGTACACGCCCTACTTGTGGCAAAGAGGGCGGCGGAGAAGGGGGTCAGAGTGTGTTGGGAGACGAGCGGCCAACTGGCGCCGCACCTCTTGGACAAGGTGGTGGA contains:
- a CDS encoding 30S ribosomal protein S30e — translated: MPSHGSLTKAGKVRNQTPKIPAKPRKNLTPRRRNIRNYKRRVLYASQQAAAAEA
- a CDS encoding helix-turn-helix domain-containing protein, giving the protein MALRLTISFKYGDGSVCGEVVGVNMGHVLLADQSLTRVKCEPCEVVAEYGAAVVGGRICGGRAELILIANAYQISRILRELHYRGLQPRVIGRAKYIRDPQLTEDQLKLVELAYRLGYFDDGRKISLKELAAVAGISPSAADRKLRRALRKIVEFYLSRFGRGDLGG
- a CDS encoding 4Fe-4S dicluster domain-containing protein, whose amino-acid sequence is MAAELLKYQRVLIDQDTCISCGACVAACPYQALELDENGKARMIWEMCKDDFSCVAVCPVKCIYKISEAPAEFKAKKGWYRLGKALSPEEQKAFQEWKAKYGVTADPV
- a CDS encoding radical SAM protein, producing MGFCKLCGRVGITISSRLGVCVDCLRRRPREALKIAEELHRASRLRFGLPLSPPQGGVPCGICGRGCSVPEGGVGYCGLVKNVGGRLTRPGGVYMGVLEYYYDPIPTNCVADWVCPASTGRGYPKYAKSPAGEVGYYNLAVFYGACSLDCLYCQNWHYRKYPRRPVFASVEELDRAMDRRVSCVCFFGGDPAPQVVHALLVAKRAAEKGVRVCWETSGQLAPHLLDKVVEISLKTGGIVKFDLKAFTPSVYKALTDGEVDIVLRNFKVAVRRFRERPEVPLVVASILLVPGYVDEIEVDLLTKFIARLEPEVPTRFLAFHPDYLLDDLPPTSIRHAETAVKIAQENGLVEVDVGNAWLLGDYY